Below is a window of Streptomyces sp. ITFR-16 DNA.
GGCCTGCTGAGCGGTGACTTCTACGACGTGGTCCAGACGGCCGACGGCACGGTGCACGCGGTCATCGGTGATGTGTCGGGCCACGGGGCGGCGGAGGCGGCGCTCGGGGTGTGCCTGCGGGTCGCCTGGCGTACGGCCGTGCTGTGCGGGACCGATCCGCTGGAGCAGCTCGCCCTGCTGGAGGCGATCCTGGTCGCCGAGCGCTCCGACCCCCATGTCTTCGCGACCGTCACCACCCTCGTCTTCCCGCCCGGCGGGGACCGGGTCGGCGTCGTCAGGGCGGGCCACCCCGGCCTCCTGCTGCGCCAGGGCACGGGCGTCGAGTGGGTGGAGCCCGAGGGCGGCATCGCGCTGGGGCTGCTGCCCGGGCACGGCCAGTGGGCGAGCACCGAGCTGGCGCTCGCCCCGGGCGCCGGGCTCGTCCTGTTCACCGACGGACTCTTCGAGGGCCGCACCGGCCCGGACACACGGCTCGGAGAGGAAGGGCTGCTCGGCATGGCCCGCGAGAAGGCGGCCCTCGCCGCCCGCCCCTTCATCGACGCACTGGTCGCGGGCGCCGCGGGGGCGGCCGCCCCCTACGGCGGGCTCGCGGACGACGTGGCCGTCCTGCACCTAGCCTGGAGAAGGACGCCTCATGAGTGACGACACCCCGGACGACACCCCGATACGGCGTGGCCGGATCTCCCGCCTGTCCGTCCAGAACTGGGTCCATCTGATCCTGGGCGGCTTCGTCCTCGTCGTCTGCGCCTGCCTGGTCGTCGGCGGTCTGG
It encodes the following:
- a CDS encoding SpoIIE family protein phosphatase codes for the protein MRTGAPVRPPAPASVPAQAVSEAAGLRSVWDVNAAILLVEDDAGDALLVEEMLADGELDSALTWCKTLSEALTFLRAHRTPVCVLLDLHLPDVHGLRAVTQIVESTPDAAIVVLTGLAEADAGLEAVATGAQDYLVKGRLDPQALSRAIRYSLQRKQVERAAAALRANQLMAQENARLERGLLPVPLLNDDAFEAVARYEPGRAHGLLSGDFYDVVQTADGTVHAVIGDVSGHGAAEAALGVCLRVAWRTAVLCGTDPLEQLALLEAILVAERSDPHVFATVTTLVFPPGGDRVGVVRAGHPGLLLRQGTGVEWVEPEGGIALGLLPGHGQWASTELALAPGAGLVLFTDGLFEGRTGPDTRLGEEGLLGMAREKAALAARPFIDALVAGAAGAAAPYGGLADDVAVLHLAWRRTPHE